CCTGCTGAATTCTGCTGGTTGCAGATTCAACAAACACATTGACCCCGGCTTTCGCGTCGGGGTCAATGTGTTTAAGGCCAGTAATGTCTGATATTTCGACAACATCTGTTACTAACCATGAAGAAAGACGAACTGGCCCTGGTGAATGAGGGTTGACTATTCAAGCAACCAGGGTTCGGAGCAGCCGCGCTGAATGCCGTACCGACAATCCGGGCAGATAGGCCCGGCTTAGTGCCCGCCCCATTGCCGGAAGGTGCAACGGGTCTTGGTAATACATGTACAACGTTCGGTACTCGGGCTGGAATCTCGACTTAAAAGAAGCCAATGACCTGAATCCATAAACCGGTTCCAGTGCCTGCCCCACGGCATCCAGAATTCCCGCCAGGCCCTCAGCCCGTTGTTCGATCTCGCCCTTCTCCCTGGCCAAGGGCGAACCGGACAGTGAGATGACCTCCACGGAGGCACGCAAGTGCAGGATGGCCGAGGCAATCAGGAATTCCATGACTCCCGGGAAGGTGTCTCCACGCCGCCTCATGAAGTCCAGCGTCCAACTGACGACCTGGCCTTCCTCGTAGACCGGGAGCCAACTGGTGACCCCGTAGACGAACCCCGCGTCATCAACGGCAACGCAGCACAGGACGTCGTCGTCCGCCAACTCGTCCAGGCCGCCCAAAGTGAAGCCCATTTCAGGAATCTTCTTCTGGGCTGCCCACTCCTCCGAGACCTCAGTGACTTGGGCGCGCACGCCGTGCGATAGCTCCGAGTAGCGGCCCCAGCTGGCCGTTATCCCCAGTTTTTTGGCACGGTTCAGCGATGTCCTGACGTTCTGCCACTCCTTGCCCCGGAATTCCAGGTCCCTGATCCGCAGGCGGGTTTCCTGGGCGACAGCCACCCTGCGGAAGCCCCGCGCTTGAAGCATGGGCCACAGCTCATCCGTGCAGGAGTAGAAGCATGGAATCAACGCCTGCTGGGTGCAGTACTCCAGGAAACCCCTGGCAGTTTCCAAACGATGCCCGGCAGAACCCAACGGGCCCGCCAACGTCAAGGCCACGTGACCATGGTGCTGGTAGGCCACTCCCCCGGTGCCGTCACCGTTGAACCAGTACTTGTTGGGTTCCCAGAGCGCCATCCAGGACAACGAGTCACCCCCGGATTTGACCAGAGCGCGGGCTTTCTCGCGGGCTTGGTGGTCGAGTCCGCCGGAGTGGTGGCCACGGATGAGCAGGATCCACACGCCCACCAGCGCCACCAACCAGAACACCGTTCCGGAGTAGGAGAAAAGGAACACCTCCAGGACATCACGTTCGGCAAAGACCTTTCGGTAGACGCCGGGCAGCGGAACGGGAAGATACTGCCGGGCCAATTCTGCAGCCAATCCCAGCAAGCCGCCGTCGCGGTCCATGCCGCCGGACGCCAACCAGACTGCGGTGTAGGCGAGGCTAAGCCCCGCCCCGGTCAGGCCTACCAACCAGAAGATTCTGCGCCGGAGTCGATCCGAGGTCACCACCCGGAAGTGGCCACGGTAGACAAAGAGCATCACAGCCAGCACCAGCGGCACGACGACGAGCGGGATCAGGTGGACCACGGCCGAGTTCAGCATGGGCACGTGGGGACGTCCCTGCAGCCTGGGCATCCCGGCGAAGAGGCCGAGGTAAATCGCTGACAACGCCACCACTACCAACTGGACCGCGATCGCGATCCCCAAGGCCAGTCTGCGTCCACGTCTCATGCCGTCGGCACAAATGAGGAGCAAGACTACAGGCACCACTGCCAGCGCCAATCCCCACGGGCCGGTATAGCCTTGGCGGCCCACCTCCAAACAGGCAACGTCAATGGTTCCCCCGCAGCTGCTTTCCAACTGGCTGAGCGTGGGCAAAGGATTCAGGATGACGTCCCGCAGCAATGCGAGGGGACCGGACGGACTCTTCGCCGCAGCGGTAACGATGGGTCCCACAGCGAAGATGGCCATGGTCAAAGACAGAAGGTTCCGCACTTCCCTGCCCGTAGAGCGATGCAGATGGAGGTGCCCCTGGCTGCTTTGCATCCACCACCCGGATGCCAAGCCGATCAGGGCCCCCAGGAATCCCACCACGGTCTCGGCATGCCCGACGTACAACACCAGGAGCAAAGAGACCGAAAGGGCCACCGTGCGCAGCCGCCGTTGCCACAGAGTAGGGAGCAGGGCGCTGGCTGCCAAAGCCGTAGCCAGAGCTGCCCCATAGGGACCAATCAGCCGGGTGTCTGCCATCCGCGACAGCCAGCCGTCATCTGCGTGCTGCGCCACTTGGGTGACCAGGAGGAATGCCGACACGCAGGCGAACTGGGCGCCCAAGAACACACCCGCCGTTTTGAGTGACCCCAGGTGCCGCTCGGCAAGGCCCAGAAGAAACACGATCATCAGGATCGCTGTGGCATAAGCCAGCGGATTAGTGGTGAAGAACAACGAAGTCCAGATGGACCACCATTCTCCAGACCGCAGGCCGTCAAGTGATACGCCGGCGAAGGCAAGCCACGGCTCCGGCGGACCGGACAGGAAACTGCCCGAAACCAGGGACAACGCCACAAACAAGCCCAGCACCAGCAGCGTGAACGGCGTGGCCCGTATGTGCTTGCCCGCCTGCAGCAATGCCGGCTTGATCACACCCCTGAGGGCACGGCTCATTGGGACAGCTCCCAGCGGTCGGCAAGGAAACCCAAGGCTCCAGGCATTCCCCGGACAACAGCGTCCCAAGAGTGTCCTGCGTGCTGAATGGAGTGTTCTTCTGTTGCGAAGCCCGCAGTCCTGGCAGCATCAGCGAGCTCATGCATATAGTCGGTGAACTCGTGGTCAGTTTCGCCGGCCGTGAGGTACACAGCGCTTCCCGCATAATTGCGTTGCTGCATCAACGCCAAAGGCGTCTTCGACTCGAAAGCCGCTGCATCGCCGTCGAACGAGTCCTGAATGGTCTTGTTTCGATCCTTGGCCAACGCAGGTTCCCGTTCGGCCGAGAACGCGAGCACCGATGAGAAGAGCTCCGGATGGACTGTACCCATCTGCGTGGCACATGTACCTCCAAACGAGAAACCGCCCACGGCCCACAGTCGGGGGTCATCGGAGACGTCCAGTGTAGAGGTGATCCAGGCCGGTACATCCTTGGAGAGATATGTGTCCGCAGGGGCAATCAGGCTATCCATGCACATGGTGTTGGCGCTGCTTGACCCGTTCGGATCCACCACCACCGTCACCGGAGCCACTCCGTGGTGGGCTTCAGCGAAACGGTCCAGTTGGGTGCGGAGTTGGCCGCCCGTCAACCAGTCGGCCGGACCACCGGGCTGCCCTGAGAAGAGCACCAGCACAGGCAGCACGGGGCGGGGTTCAGTCTGATACGCGGGGGGAAGGTAGATGTACGCTTCCCGCGCGATGAAACCGGAAGTGGTCCCGGGGATCTCGGCCTTGCGCAGAATTCCGTTTCCTGGCATGGACTCCGGCGCTTTCCACCCCTTGAGGGCGGGACCGGGCTTAAGGTCCGGGCTCCGCTGAAGGCCGGCCTCCAGTGGCTGAATGCGGGCCACTGCAGTACCCAGCAAATCCCCTACCGAGTTGTTCAGCCCGAAGTAGAGATTTACTTGCACCGCACTCAAAAGGACGACTCCCAGCATCGCCAGGACGCTGAGGGAGCGGCCTTTACCGGAGTTGCGTGGAAGGCGGGCCGCGCAGAGGAGAACAGCCGCGACGGCCGGCACAGACCAGGCCAGCGTCTCAAAGGGAAGGTTCTCTGAAAAAGTGGCCATGAGATCCACCAGTATCCAGTGGACCAACGCCACGATTCCGACAGAAATCGCGAGGGAGCCCACCACGACCAGTGGCCAGGAACGTCGTCGTCGCCAGAGCAGGTACACTCCACCGGCAGCACCGCAAGCAATGCTGAACCAAAGGAACGGACCACCAACCAGGCTGACGTCGGAAAGAAAATCCATAACGCCTATCGCCAGGTACCGACGCCGATGACCGGGCCGGCCTCCAGCCAGGAGGACAGCCCTGCATAGGCGTCGAAGTTCATGGCGAGCATGAACTTTTTGCCTTCGTACTGCAATTCAACAACCACCACGCCGGGCTGCACCCTGACCAGTTCATCTTCGGTGGG
Above is a genomic segment from Arthrobacter sp. YN containing:
- a CDS encoding bifunctional lysylphosphatidylglycerol flippase/synthetase MprF, which produces MSRALRGVIKPALLQAGKHIRATPFTLLVLGLFVALSLVSGSFLSGPPEPWLAFAGVSLDGLRSGEWWSIWTSLFFTTNPLAYATAILMIVFLLGLAERHLGSLKTAGVFLGAQFACVSAFLLVTQVAQHADDGWLSRMADTRLIGPYGAALATALAASALLPTLWQRRLRTVALSVSLLLVLYVGHAETVVGFLGALIGLASGWWMQSSQGHLHLHRSTGREVRNLLSLTMAIFAVGPIVTAAAKSPSGPLALLRDVILNPLPTLSQLESSCGGTIDVACLEVGRQGYTGPWGLALAVVPVVLLLICADGMRRGRRLALGIAIAVQLVVVALSAIYLGLFAGMPRLQGRPHVPMLNSAVVHLIPLVVVPLVLAVMLFVYRGHFRVVTSDRLRRRIFWLVGLTGAGLSLAYTAVWLASGGMDRDGGLLGLAAELARQYLPVPLPGVYRKVFAERDVLEVFLFSYSGTVFWLVALVGVWILLIRGHHSGGLDHQAREKARALVKSGGDSLSWMALWEPNKYWFNGDGTGGVAYQHHGHVALTLAGPLGSAGHRLETARGFLEYCTQQALIPCFYSCTDELWPMLQARGFRRVAVAQETRLRIRDLEFRGKEWQNVRTSLNRAKKLGITASWGRYSELSHGVRAQVTEVSEEWAAQKKIPEMGFTLGGLDELADDDVLCCVAVDDAGFVYGVTSWLPVYEEGQVVSWTLDFMRRRGDTFPGVMEFLIASAILHLRASVEVISLSGSPLAREKGEIEQRAEGLAGILDAVGQALEPVYGFRSLASFKSRFQPEYRTLYMYYQDPLHLPAMGRALSRAYLPGLSVRHSARLLRTLVA
- a CDS encoding alpha/beta hydrolase, whose product is MDFLSDVSLVGGPFLWFSIACGAAGGVYLLWRRRRSWPLVVVGSLAISVGIVALVHWILVDLMATFSENLPFETLAWSVPAVAAVLLCAARLPRNSGKGRSLSVLAMLGVVLLSAVQVNLYFGLNNSVGDLLGTAVARIQPLEAGLQRSPDLKPGPALKGWKAPESMPGNGILRKAEIPGTTSGFIAREAYIYLPPAYQTEPRPVLPVLVLFSGQPGGPADWLTGGQLRTQLDRFAEAHHGVAPVTVVVDPNGSSSANTMCMDSLIAPADTYLSKDVPAWITSTLDVSDDPRLWAVGGFSFGGTCATQMGTVHPELFSSVLAFSAEREPALAKDRNKTIQDSFDGDAAAFESKTPLALMQQRNYAGSAVYLTAGETDHEFTDYMHELADAARTAGFATEEHSIQHAGHSWDAVVRGMPGALGFLADRWELSQ